Proteins co-encoded in one Odontesthes bonariensis isolate fOdoBon6 chromosome 24, fOdoBon6.hap1, whole genome shotgun sequence genomic window:
- the uts1 gene encoding urotensin 1, translating to MKPVPLLLLLSSVLLSSHLRPAAGRPRFFPGWLDGSDRLQTQQLDEVLLRAASDSSASDLQDDNLLRLLQRRNTDHLHLLSPEEEGEDEALRTAALLLKRSDDPPLSIDLTFHLLRNMIQMAKMESQREQAQLNRKVLDEVGK from the coding sequence ATGAAGCCTGTccccctcctcctgctcctctccTCCGTCCTCCTCTCGTCACACCTCCGTCCCGCCGCCGGCAGACCGCGCTTCTTCCCCGGGTGGCTGGATGGCAGCGACCGCCTCCAGACACAGCAACTGGACGAGGTGCTCCTCAGAGCGGCTTCGGACAGCTCGGCATCGGATCTACAGGACGACAACCTCCTGAGGCTTCTCCAGCGGAGGAACACGGACCACCTTCACCTGCTCTCTCCAGAGGAAGAGGGCGAGGATGAGGCGTTGAGGACCGCGGCGCTGCTGCTGAAGCGCAGCGACGATCCGCCGCTGTCCATCGACCTGACCTTCCACCTGCTGAGGAATATGATCCAGATGGCCAAGATGGAAAGCCAGCGAGAACAGGCTCAGCTCAACCGCAAAGTGCTCGACGAGGTAGGGAAGTGA